A DNA window from Camelina sativa cultivar DH55 chromosome 13, Cs, whole genome shotgun sequence contains the following coding sequences:
- the LOC104734901 gene encoding uncharacterized protein LOC104734901, with translation MGSFCSKSLGINFGSEYSGSSVADDGREHDSGYPQPNGQSSLISPGMRQVMVKDVKEQSQLKDVFSFREREAEDNFYDGIPTYTMAPSQKLRSAKSTQTAVSKVTEASVLLGKAGLGKAKDVLDTLGSSMTDLSSGGFTSGVATKGNELGIIAFEVANTIVKSSNLIESLSKRNIEHLKENVLYSEGVQNLVSNDFSELLRLVAADKRQELQVFSGEVVRFGNRSKDFQWHNLQRYFDRISKELTPQRQLKEDAVLVVDQLMVLVQYTAELYQELQVLYRFEKDYEQKRREEENSANXNVGDGLAILKTELKAQRKVVKSLKKKSLWSRGFEEVMEKLVDIVHFLLLEIHNIFGGADDQPSKKGAADYDKRLGPAGLALHYANIIVQIDTLVARASSITTNARDSLYQSLPPGIKLALRSKIKSFNVDKELSVTQIKDEMERTLHWLVPVAGNTTKAHHGFGWVGEWANTGTDFTSKPSGGDILRIETLYHASKEKTEIYILGQIIWLQHLVTKAKSDARGVPRLSSIKSPLNTVNQQLISEPLSVPLVTVEEEKMLQEASKRKRTPCVSKSQDFDSEYSRARKCDPLSKSSEYFRGVRRSKSAAVKRYSSGFPLLDFVIDKEKVLDVIDRVDVPRDYKALLKEGSLSF, from the exons ATGGGGAGTTTTTGCTCCAAGAGCCTTGGAATCAATTTTGGCAGTGAGTATTCAGGTTCAAGTGTAGCTGATGATGGTCGAGAACATGATTCTGGCTACCCACAACCAAATGGGCAGTCCAGTTTGATTAGTCCTGGTATGAGGCAAGTTATGGTTAAAGACGTTAAGGAACAAAGCCAATTGAAAGATGTGTTCTCTTTCCGTGAAAGGGAAGCGGAAGATAATTTCTATGATGGGATTCCGACGTATACGATGGCTCCATCACAGAAATTACGGTCAGCAAAATCTACTCAAACCGCAGTTTCCAAG GTTACAGAGGCAAGTGTACTTTTAGGCAAAGCAGGATTAGGTAAAGCAAAGGATGTTTTGGATACTCTTGGGAGTAGCATGACTGATCTGAGCAGCGGTGGATTTACTTCTGGAGTGGCGACTAAAGGAAATGAACTTGGAATTATAGCTTTTGAAGTAGCAAACACAATTGTCAAAAGCTCAAATCTCATTGAATCCCTTTCTAAAAGGAACATCGAGCATTTGAAAGAAAATGTCCTTTATTCTGAGGGTGTTCAAAATCTAGTCTCCAATGATTTCAGTGAACTCCTCAGACTTGTTGCTGCTGATAAGAG GCAGGAGCTGCAAGTTTTCTCAGGAGAAGTGGTTCGGTTTGGAAACCGATCTAAAGATTTTCAGTGGCATAATTTACAACGCTATTTTGATAG GATCAGCAAAGAATTAACCCCTCAAAGGCAGTTGAAGGAAGATGCGGTGTTGGTTGTTGATCAACTGATGGTTCTAGTGCAGTATACTGCT GAACTATACCAAGAACTCCAAGTATTGTATCGATTTGAGAAAGACTATGAGCAAAAGCGTCGAGAAGAAGAGAACTCAGCTAATAN TAATGTAGGTGATGGCCTTGCAATTTTAAAAACGGAACTTAAAGCGCAGAGAAAAGTAGTGAAGAGCTTAAAGAAAAAGTCATTGTGGTCCAGAGGTTTTGAAGAG GTGATGGAGAAACTAGTTGATATTGTACATTTCTTGTTGCTAGAGATTCATAATATCTTCGGTGGTGCTG ATGACCAGCCATCGAAGAAAGGAGCTGCAGATTATGATAAAAGATTGGGACCTGCTGGTCTTGCTTTACAttatgcaaacataattgtGCAGATTGATACACTT GTCGCTCGTGCAAGCTCTATAACTACAAATGCAAGGGATTCTCTATACCAAAGCTTGCCACCTGGTATAAAATTGGCTCTACGTTCCAAGATTAAATCTTTCAATGTTGATAAGGAG CTTTCGGTTACACAAATTAAGGACGAGATGGAGAGGACACTACATTGGCTTGTCCCTGTTGCAGGCAACACAACCAA AGCGCATCATGGTTTTGGTTGGGTTGGAGAGTGGGCAAATACAGG GACTGATTTCACTAGTAAGCCTAGTGGTGGAGATATACTACGTATTGAAACACTCTATCACGCTAGTAAAGAAAAGACAGAGATCTACATTCTTGGACAGATAATTTGGTTACAACATTTGGTTACAAAAGCAAAGAGCGATGCTCGAGGAGTTCCTAGACTTTCTTCTATCAAGTCTCCACTGAATACTGTGAACCAGCAGTTGATATCTGAACCACTAAGTGTCCCATTAGTAACAGTTGAGGAGGAAAAGATGTTACAAGAGgcaagcaaaagaaagagaactcCTTGTGTTAGCAAGAGTCAAGATTTCGATTCTGAATACTCTCGGGCAAGAAAATGTGACCCTCTGAGCAAAAGCAGCGAGTATTTCCGTGGAGTGAGAAGAAGCAAATCAGCTGCAGTGAAAAGGTATTCTTCGGGTTTTCCGCTTCTTGATTTTGTTATCGACAAGGAAAAAGTGTTGGATGTGATCGACCGGGTGGATGTCCCCAGAGATTATAAAGCATTGTTGAAAGAAGGTAGCTTGAGTTTCTAA
- the LOC104737899 gene encoding uncharacterized protein LOC104737899, with translation MVKDVKEQSQLKDVFSFREREAEDNFYDGIPTYTMAPSQKLRSAKSTQTAVSKVTEASVLLGKAGLGKAKDVLDTLGSSMTDLSSGGFTSGVATKGNELGIIAFEVANTIVKSSNLIESLSKRNIEHLKENVLYSEGVQNLVSNDFSELLRLVAADKRQELQVFSGEVVRFGNRSKDFQWHNLQRYFDR, from the exons ATGGTTAAAGACGTTAAGGAACAAAGCCAATTGAAAGATGTGTTCTCTTTCCGTGAAAGGGAAGCGGAAGATAATTTCTATGATGGGATTCCGACGTATACGATGGCTCCATCACAGAAATTACGGTCAGCAAAATCTACTCAAACCGCAGTTTCCAAG GTTACAGAGGCAAGTGTACTTTTAGGCAAAGCAGGATTAGGTAAAGCAAAGGATGTTTTGGATACTCTTGGGAGTAGCATGACTGATCTGAGCAGCGGTGGATTTACTTCTGGAGTGGCGACTAAAGGAAATGAACTTGGAATTATAGCTTTTGAAGTAGCAAACACAATTGTCAAAAGCTCAAATCTCATTGAATCCCTTTCTAAAAGGAACATCGAGCATTTGAAAGAAAATGTCCTTTATTCTGAGGGTGTTCAAAATCTAGTCTCCAATGATTTCAGTGAACTCCTCAGACTTGTTGCTGCTGATAAGAG GCAGGAGCTGCAAGTTTTCTCAGGAGAAGTGGTTCGGTTTGGAAACCGATCTAAAGATTTTCAGTGGCATAATTTACAACGCTATTTTGATAGGTAG
- the LOC104734898 gene encoding translation factor GUF1 homolog, chloroplastic, protein MAVASAMDLSPPTFFLSGTSSSSSSSYSSLRRLSSVSVSRYRRHSYHKLQLLCQATAGTEPQSGLSASGSKLAARSGQDRFLKVPISNIRNFSIIAHIDHGKSTLADKLLQVTGTVQNRDMKEQFLDNMDLERERGITIKLQAARMRYVFEDKPYCLNLIDTPGHVDFSYEVSRSLAACEGALLVVDASQGVEAQTLANVYLALENNLEIIPVLNKIDLPGAEPEKVLREIEEVIGLDCSKAIFCSAKEGIGITEILDAIVQRIPAPRDTAGNPLRALIFDSYYDPYRGVIVYFRVIDGKVKKGDRIFFMASGKDYFADEVGVLSPNQIQVDELYAGEVGYIAASVRSVADARVGDTITHYSRKAESSLPGYEEATPMVFCGLFPVDADQFPDLRDALEKLQLNDAALKFEPETSSAMGFGFRCGFLGLLHMEIVQERLEREYNLNLITTAPSVVYRVNTVNGDTTMCSNPSRLPDPGQRKSVEEPYVKIELLTPKEYIGALMELAQERRGEFKEMKYIAENRASILYELPLAEMVGDFFDQLKSRTKGYASMEYSVIGYRESDLIKLDILINAEMVEPLSTIVHRDKAYSVGRALTQKLKELIPRQMFKVPIQACIGSKVIASEALSAIRKDVLAKCYGGDISRKKKLLKKQAAGKKRMKAIGRVDVPQEAFMAVLKLEREVL, encoded by the exons ATGGCCGTGGCTTCTGCTATGGACTTATCTCCTCCAACGTTCTTCTTATCCggaacttcttcatcttcatcttcttcttattcgtCTCTTCGTCGTCTCTCCTCCGTCTCTGTCTCTAGATACCGCCGTCACTCTTATCATAAGTTACAGCTACTTTGCCAGGCCACAGCCGGGACTGAGCCTCAGAGCGGTCTCTCTGCCTCTGGCTCCAAATTAGCCGCTCGTTCTGGTCAAGACCGTTTCTTGAAG GTTCCGATTTCGAACATCAGGAATTTTAGTATTATAGCTCATATTGATCATGGGAAGTCTACGTTAGCGGATAAGTTGCTTCAGGTGACTGGTACTGTTCAGAACAGAGATATGAAGGAACAGTTTCTTGATAACATGGACTTAGAGAGAGAACGAGGCATCACTATCAAGCTTCAG GCAGCTCGAATGCGTTATGTTTTTGAGGATAAACCATATTGCCTCAACTTGATAGATACTCCAGGTCATGTTGATTTCTCTTACGAG gtTTCCCGATCTCTTGCTGCTTGCGAGGGTGCTCTTCTTGTTGTGGATGCATCCCAG GGTGTGGAAGCACAAACATTGGCTAATGTGTATTTGGCCTTGGAAAACAACCTCGAAATTATTCCT GTTTTGAATAAGATTGACCTTCCAGGCGCTGAGCCAGAGAAAGTTCTCAGGGAGATTGAGGAG GTTATTGGGTTAGACTGTAGCAAAGCAATATTCTGCTCGGCAAAG GAGGGAATTGGTATTACGGAGATTTTGGATGCAATTGTTCAAAGGATACCTGCACCTCGTGATACTGCAGGAAATCCCTTAAGAGCTTTAATTTTTGACAG TTACTATGATCCATATCGTGGTGTCATTGTATACTTTCGAGTTATCGATGGCAAAGTGAAGAAAGGCGACAGAATTTTTTTCATGGCAAGCGGAAAG GATTACTTTGCGGATGAAGTCGGAGTTCTGTCTCCAAATCAAATTCAAGTGGATGAATTATATGCGGGTGAG GTGGGATACATTGCGGCTTCTGTCAGATCTGTTGCAGATGCCAGGGTAGGAGATACAATAACACATTATAGCAGAAAGGCAGAAAGTTCTTTACCTGGTTACGAGGAAGCTACCCCTATGGTGTTCTGTGGCCTTTTTCCAGTTGACGCTGACCA GTTTCCTGATCTTCGCGATGCATTGGAAAAACTGCAACTCAATGATGCTGCATTGAAG TTTGAGCCTGAAACTTCAAGTGCCATGGGTTTTGGCTTTAGATGCGGTTTCTTGGGTCTTCTCCACATGGAAATTGTGCAG GAAAGGCTCGAGAGGGAATACAACTTAAATCTAATTACTACAGCTCCAAGTGTTGTTTATAGGGTGAACACTGTAAATGGTGATACT ACTATGTGCTCAAATCCATCTCGCCTTCCAGATCCTGGGCAAAGGAAATCGGTCGAAGAGCCATACGTTAAG ATTGAGCTACTTACACCAAAAGAATATATCGGTGCGCTTATGGAGCTCGCTCAAGAGAGAAGAGGGGAGTTCAAAGAAATGAAGTATATAGCAGAAAACAGAGCTTCTATCCTCTATGAGTTACCTCTTGCAGAG atggTGGGAGATTTCTTTGACCAATTGAAGTCGAGAACCAAGGGATATGCTAGCATGGAATACTCAGTTATTGG GTACAGGGAAAGCGATCTAATAAAACTCGATATTCTGATAAATGCTGAAATGGTGGAACCTTTATCAACCATCGTACACAGGGATAAG GCATATTCTGTTGGGAGAGCTTTGACTCAAAAACTGAAAGAGCTTATTCCACGACAAATGTTTAAAGTGCCTATCCAG GCTTGTATAGGATCCAAGGTGATTGCTAGTGAAGCACTCTCAGCAATCAGAAAAGATGTTTTGGCCAAATGTTATG GTGGAGACATTTCtcggaagaagaagcttcttaAGAAACAG GCGGCAGGTAAAAAGAGAATGAAAGCCATAGGTAGAGTTGATGTCCCTCAAGAAGCTTTTATGGCCGTTCTCAAACTTGAACGAGAAGTATTGTAA
- the LOC104734902 gene encoding ATP synthase subunit beta-1, mitochondrial-like → MASRRVLSSLLRSSSGRSAAKLGNRNPRLPSPSPARHAAPCSYLLGRVAEYATASPVSSAAPSSSPAKEEGKKTYDYGGKGAIGRVCQVIGAIVDVRFEDQEGLPPIMTSLEVQDHPTRLVLEVSHHLGQNVVRTIAMDGTEGLVRGRKVLNTGAPITVPVGRATLGRIMNVLGEPIDERGEIKTDHYLPIHRDAPALVDLATGQEILATGIKVVDLLAPYQRGGKIGLFGGAGVGKTVLIMELINNVAKAHGGFSVFAGVGERTREGNDLYREMIESGVIKLGEKQSESKCALVYGQMNEPPGARARVGLTGLTVAEYFRDAEGQDVLLFIDNIFRFTQANSEVSALLGRIPSAVGYQPTLASDLGALQERITTTKKGSITSVQAIYVPADDLTDPAPATTFAHLDATTVLSRQISELGIYPAVDPLDSTSRMLSPHILGEEHYNTARGVQKVLQNYKNLQDIIAILGMDELSEDDKLTVARARKIQRFLSQPFHVAEIFTGAPGKYVDLKENINSFQGLLDGKYDDLPEQSFYMVGGIDEVVAKAEKISKESAA, encoded by the exons ATGGCGTCTCGGAGAGTCTTATCATCGCTTCTCCGTTCATCTTCCGGTAGATCTGCTGCCAAATTAGGCAACCGTAACCCCAGGCTTCCGTCTCCTTCACCCGCTCGTCACGCCGCTCCATGTAGTTACCTTCTCGGCCGCGTCGCCGAGTACGCCACCGCTTCACCGGTTAGCTCAGCTGCGCCATCGTCTTCTCCTGCTAAAGAAGAGGGTAAGAAGACTTATGATTACGGTGGTAAAGGTGCGATCGGGCGTGTTTGCCAGGTCATTGGTGCCATTGTCGATGTTAGATTCGAAGATCAGGAAGGATTGCCTCCGATCATGACGTCTCTCGAGGTTCAGGATCATCCTACGAGGCTGGTCCTTGAGGTTTCTCATCATTTGGGTCAAAATGTCGTCAGGACAATTGCTATGGATGGTACTGAGGGTCTCGTCCGTGGAAGGAAGGTTCTCAACACTGGCGCCCCAATCACT GTTCCTGTTGGAAGAGCTACTCTTGGACGTATCATGAATGTTCTTGGGGAACCCATTGACGAGAGAGGCGAAATTA AGACCGACCATTACCTACCTATTCACAGAGATGCTCCAGCTTTGGTTGATCTAGCCACTGGACAAGAGATTCTGGCCACTGGTATTAAG GTTGTTGATCTTCTTGCTCCTTACCAAAGAGGAGGAAAGATTGGTCTTTTTGGCGGTGCTGGTGTTGGAAAAACTGTGCTGATTATGGAGCTGATCAACAATGTTGCCAAAGCTCATG GTGGTTTCTCTGTGTTTGCTGGTGTGGGAGAACGAACCCGTGAGGGCAATGACTTGTACCGAGAAATGATTGAGAGTGGTGTCATCAAGCTAGGCGAGAAGCAG TCTGAAAGCAAATGTGCTCTTGTGTATGGACAAATGAATGAGCCCCCGGGTGCTCGTGCCCGTGTTGGACTGACTGGTTTGACTGTTGCTGAGTATTTCCGTGATGCCGAAGGCCAAGACGTGTTGCTTTTCATTGACAACATTTTCCGTTTCACTCAG GCCAACTCTGAAGTGTCTGCTTTGCTCGGACGTATCCCGTCTGCTGTGGGTTACCAGCCAACTCTTGCTTCTGATCTTGGTGCTCTACAAGAGCGAATCACAACCACCAAGAAAGGGTCTATCACCTCAGTCCAAGCTATTTACGTCCCTGCTGATGATTTGACAGATCCTGCTCCTGCCACAACTTTTGCTCACTTGGACGCCACAACTGTGCTGTCAAGACAG ATTTCTGAGCTTGGTATCTATCCTGCTGTGGATCCTTTGGATTCAACATCCCGTATGCTCTCACCTCACATTTTGGGTGAGGAGCACTACAACACAGCTCGTGGTGTGCAGAAGGTGCTACAGAACTACAAGAATTTACAAGATATTATTGCCATTTTGGGAATGGATGAGCTAAGTGAAGATGACAAGCTGACTGTTGCCCGTGCCCGTAAGATCCAGAGATTCTTGAGTCAGCCTTTCCACGTTGCTGAGATCTTCACTGGTGCCCCTGGAAAATACGTCGATCTTAAGGAAAACATTAACAGTTTCCAG GGTCTACTCGACGGTAAGTACGATGATCTTCCTGAACAATCGTTTTACATGGTTGGTGGCATCGACGAGGTGGTTGCAAAGGCAGAGAAGATCTCCAAGGAGTCAGCAGCTTAA
- the LOC104734904 gene encoding LOW QUALITY PROTEIN: uncharacterized protein LOC104734904 (The sequence of the model RefSeq protein was modified relative to this genomic sequence to represent the inferred CDS: substituted 1 base at 1 genomic stop codon): MASRRILSSLLRSSSGRSTSKSSLIGSRNPRLSSSPSPAHRAAPCGTLLGRVAEYSTSSPANSAATSSAPAKDEAKKTYDYGGKGAIGRVCQVIGAIVDVRFEDQEGLPPIMTSLEVQDHPTRLVLEVSHHLGQNVVRTIAMDGTEGLVRGRKVLNTGAPITVPVGRATLGRIMNVLGEPIDERGEIKTDHYLPIHRDAPALVDLATGQEILATGIKVVDLLAPYQRGGKIGLFGGAGVGKTVLIMELINNVAKAHGGFSVFAGVGERTREGNDLYREMIESGVIKLGEKQSESKCALVYGQMNEPPGARARVGLTGLTVAEYFRDAEGQDVLLFIDNIFRFTQANSEVSALLGRIPSAVGYQPTLASDLGALQERITTTKKGSITSVQAIYVPADDLTDPAPATTFAHLDATTVLSRQISELGIYPAVDPLDSTSRMLSPHILGEEHYNTARGVQKVLQNYKNLQDIIAILGMDELSEDDKLTVARARKIQRFLSQPFHVAEIFTGAPGKYVDLKENINSFQGLLDGKYDDLPEQSFYMVGGIDEVVAKAEKISKESAAXKLDSSLSXXMASRRVLSSLLRSSSGRSAAKLGNRNPRLPSPSPARHAAPCSYLLGRVAEYATASPASSAAPSSAPAKDEGKKTYDYGGKGAIGRVCQVIGAIVDVRFEDQEGLPPIMTSLEVQDHPTRLVLEVSHHLGQNVVRTIAMDGTEGLVRGRKVLNTGAPITVPVGRATLGRIMNVLGEPIDERGEIKTDHYLPIHRDAPALVDLATGQEILATGIKVVDLLAPYQRGGKIGLFGGAGVGKTVLIMELINNVAKAHGGFSVFAGVGERTREGNDLYREMIESGVIKLGEKQSESKCALVYGQMNEPPGARARVGLTGLTVAEYFRDAEGQDVLLFIDNIFRFTQANSEVSALLGRIPSAVGYQPTLASDLGALQERITTTKKGSITSVQAIYVPADDLTDPAPATTFAHLDATTVLSRQISELGIYPAVDPLDSTSRMLSPHILGEEHYNTARGVQKVLQNYKNLQDIIAILGMDELSEDDKLTVARARKIQRFLSQPFHVAEIFTGAPGKYVDLKENINSFQGLLDGKYDDLPEQSFYMVGGIDEVVAKAEKISKESAA, from the exons ATGGCGAGTCGGCGAATCTTATCATCGCTTCTCCGTTCATCTTCCGGCAGATCTACTTCTAAATCCTCCTTAATCGGTAGCCGAAACCCAAGGCTTTCATCATCACCAAGTCCCGCGCATCGAGCCGCTCCATGTGGGACACTTCTTGGCCGAGTAGCTGAGTATTCCACTTCTTCTCCGGCTAATTCGGCTGCGACATCGTCTGCTCCAGCTAAGGATGAGGCGAAGAAGACTTATGATTACGGTGGCAAAGGTGCGATCGGGCGTGTTTGTCAGGTTATTGGTGCCATTGTTGATGTTAGATTCGAAGATCAGGAAGGGTTGCCTCCGATCATGACTTCTCTCGAGGTTCAGGATCATCCCACAAGGTTGGTACTTGAGGTGTCTCATCATTTGGGTCAAAATGTCGTCAGGACCATTGCTATGGATGGTACCGAGGGTCTTGTCCGTGGAAGGAAGGTTCTCAATACTGGCGCTCCAATCACT GTTCCTGTTGGAAGGGCAACCCTTGGACGTATCATGAACGTTCTTGGAGAACCCATTGACGAGAGAGGCGAAATTA AGACCGACCATTACTTACCCATTCACAGGGACGCTCCAGCTTTGGTCGATTTGGCCACTGGTCAAGAGATTCTGGCTACTGGTATTAAG gttGTTGATCTCCTCGCTCCTTACCAAAGAGGAGGAAAGATTGGACTTTTTGGCGGTGCTGGTGTTGGGAAAACGGTGCTCATTATGGAACTGATCAACAATGTCGCCAAAGCTCATG GTGGTTTCTCCGTGTTTGCTGGCGTGGGAGAAAGGACCCGTGAAGGAAATGACTTGTACAGAGAAATGATTGAGAGTGGTGTCATCAAGCTAGGCGAGAAGCAG TCTGAGAGTAAATGTGCCCTAGTGTATGGACAAATGAATGAGCCCCCGGGTGCCCGTGCCCGTGTTGGACTGACTGGTTTGACTGTTGCTGAGTATTTCCGTGATGCCGAAGGCCAAGATGTGTTGCTTTTCATTGACAACATTTTCCGTTTCACTCAG GCCAACTCTGAAGTGTCTGCTTTGCTCGGTCGTATCCCATCTGCTGTGGGTTACCAGCCTACTCTTGCTTCTGATCTTGGTGCTCTTCAAGAGCGAATCACAACCACCAAGAAAGGTTCTATCACCTCAGTCCAAGCTATCTATGTCCCTGCTGATGATTTGACAGATCCTGCTCCTGCCACAACTTTTGCTCACTTGGACGCCACGACTGTGCTTTCAAGACAG ATTTCTGAGCTTGGTATCTACCCTGCTGTGGATCCTTTGGATTCGACGTCTCGTATGCTCTCGCCTCACATTTTGGGTGAGGAGCACTACAACACAGCTCGTGGTGTGCAAAAAGTGCTACAGAACTACAAGAATTTACAAGATATCATTGCCATTTTGGGAATGGATGAGCTAAGTGAAGATGACAAGCTGACTGTTGCCCGTGCTCGTAAGATCCAGAGATTCTTGAGTCAGCCTTTCCATGTTGCTGAGATTTTCACTGGTGCCCCTGGAAAATACGTGGACCTTAAGGAAAACATCAACAGTTTCCAG GGTTTGCTGGATGGTAAGTACGATGATCTTCCCGAACAATCCTTTTACATGGTTGGAGGTATCGATGAGGTGGTTGCAAAGGCTGAGAAGATCTCGAAAGAGTCAGCAGCATAGAAGCTTGATTCATCTCTTTC NNNNNNCATGGCGTCTCGGAGAGTCTTATCATCGCTTCTCCGTTCATCTTCCGGTAGATCTGCTGCCAAATTAGGCAACCGTAACCCCAGGCTTCCGTCTCCTTCACCCGCTCGTCACGCCGCTCCATGTAGTTACCTTCTCGGCCGCGTCGCCGAGTACGCGACCGCTTCACCGGCAAGCTCAGCTGCGCCATCGTCTGCTCCTGCTAAGGATGAGGGCAAGAAGACCTATGATTACGGTGGTAAAGGTGCGATCGGGCGTGTTTGCCAGGTCATTGGTGCCATTGTCGATGTTAGATTCGAAGATCAGGAAGGGTTGCCTCCGATCATGACTTCTCTCGAGGTTCAGGATCATCCCACAAGGTTGGTCCTTGAGGTGTCTCATCATTTGGGTCAAAATGTCGTCAGGACAATTGCTATGGATGGTACTGAGGGTCTCGTCCGTGGAAGGAAGGTTCTCAACACTGGCGCTCCAATCACT GTTCCTGTTGGAAGGGCTACTCTTGGACGTATCATGAATGTTCTTGGGGAACCCATTGACGAGAGAGGCGAAATTA AGACCGACCATTACCTACCTATTCACAGAGATGCTCCAGCTTTGGTTGATCTAGCCACTGGACAAGAGATTCTGGCCACTGGTATTAAG GTTGTTGATCTTCTTGCTCCTTACCAAAGAGGTGGAAAGATTGGTCTTTTTGGCGGTGCTGGTGTTGGAAAAACTGTGCTGATTATGGAGCTGATCAACAATGTTGCCAAAGCTCATG GTGGTTTCTCTGTGTTTGCTGGTGTGGGAGAACGAACCCGTGAGGGCAATGACTTGTACCGAGAAATGATTGAGAGTGGTGTCATCAAGCTAGGCGAGAAGCAG TCTGAAAGTAAATGTGCTCTTGTGTATGGACAAATGAATGAGCCCCCGGGTGCTCGTGCCCGTGTTGGACTGACTGGTTTGACTGTTGCTGAGTATTTCCGTGATGCCGAAGGCCAAGACGTGTTGCTTTTCATTGACAACATTTTCCGTTTCACTCAG GCCAACTCTGAAGTGTCTGCTTTGCTCGGACGTATCCCGTCTGCTGTGGGTTACCAGCCAACTCTTGCTTCTGATCTTGGTGCTCTACAAGAGCGAATCACAACCACCAAGAAAGGGTCTATCACCTCAGTCCAAGCTATTTACGTCCCTGCTGATGATTTGACAGATCCTGCTCCTGCCACAACTTTTGCTCACTTGGACGCCACAACTGTGCTGTCAAGACAG ATTTCTGAGCTTGGTATCTATCCTGCTGTGGATCCTTTGGATTCAACATCCCGTATGCTCTCACCTCACATTTTGGGTGAGGAGCACTACAACACAGCTCGTGGTGTGCAGAAGGTGCTACAGAACTACAAGAATTTACAAGATATTATTGCCATTTTGGGAATGGATGAGCTAAGTGAAGATGACAAGCTGACTGTTGCCCGTGCCCGTAAGATCCAGAGATTCTTGAGTCAGCCATTCCATGTTGCTGAGATCTTCACTGGTGCCCCTGGAAAGTACGTCGATCTTAAGGAAAACATCAACAGTTTCCAG GGTCTACTCGACGGTAAGTACGATGATCTTCCTGAACAATCATTTTACATGGTTGGAGGCATCGACGAGGTGGTTGCAAAGGCAGAGAAAATCTCCAAGGAATCAGCAGCTTAA
- the LOC104734900 gene encoding uncharacterized protein LOC104734900: MERTLHWLVPVAGNTTKAHHGFGWVGEWANTGTDFTSKPSGGDILRIETLYHASKEKTEIYILGQIIWLQHLVTKAKSDARGVPRLSSIKSSLNTVNHQLISEPISVPLVTVEEEKMLQEASKRKRTPCVSKSQDFDSEYFRARKCDPLSKSSEYFRGVRRSKSAAVKRYSSGFPLLDFVIDKEKVLDVIDRVDVPRDYKALLKEGSLSF, encoded by the exons ATGGAGAGAACACTACATTGGCTTGTCCCTGTTGCAGGCAACACAACCAA AGCGCATCATGGTTTTGGTTGGGTTGGAGAGTGGGCAAATACAGG GACTGATTTCACTAGTAAGCCTAGTGGTGGAGATATACTACGTATTGAAACACTCTATCACGCTAGTAAAGAAAAGACAGAGATCTACATTCTTGGACAGATAATTTGGTTACAACATTTGGTTACAAAAGCAAAGAGCGATGCTCGAGGAGTTCCTAGACTTTCTTCTATCAAGTCTTCACTGAATACTGTGAACCATCAGTTGATATCTGAACCAATCAGTGTCCCATTAGTAACAGTTGAGGAGGAAAAGATGTTACAAGAGgcaagcaaaagaaagagaactcCTTGTGTTAGCAAGAGTCAAGATTTTGATTCTGAATACTTTCGGGCAAGAAAATGTGACCCTCTGAGCAAAAGCAGCGAGTATTTCCGTGGAGTGAGAAGAAGCAAATCAGCTGCAGTGAAAAGGTATTCTTCGGGTTTTCCGCTTCTTGATTTTGTTATCGACAAGGAAAAAGTGTTGGATGTGATCGATCGGGTGGATGTGCCAAGAGATTATAAAGCATTGTTGAAAGAAGGTAGCTTGAGCTTCTAA